A stretch of Pseudobacteriovorax antillogorgiicola DNA encodes these proteins:
- a CDS encoding ferritin family protein, with translation MATIEVKKLFNNMKEHRRQLHSKLASKAARQQQHRSKNLLTYLAEHEQRNQAALEQIIDDVQPSIERHWVNYYPRDQEHDLNLLLAEDWEDFDDVIENTIAAKESMAHIYQYCAEGFGHPDMKDAFQRMKEREESQLKNLGRRLNEIDQGY, from the coding sequence ATGGCAACCATCGAAGTCAAGAAGCTCTTCAACAATATGAAAGAGCATCGACGTCAACTTCACAGCAAACTGGCGAGTAAGGCAGCGAGGCAGCAGCAGCATCGCAGCAAGAACCTACTCACCTATCTCGCCGAGCATGAGCAACGCAATCAAGCGGCGCTGGAACAGATCATCGATGATGTTCAACCATCCATCGAACGCCACTGGGTAAACTACTATCCAAGGGACCAAGAGCACGACTTAAATCTTCTTCTTGCTGAAGACTGGGAGGATTTTGATGATGTTATTGAAAATACCATTGCAGCAAAGGAAAGCATGGCTCACATCTATCAATACTGTGCTGAAGGCTTCGGCCACCCTGATATGAAAGACGCCTTTCAACGGATGAAAGAGCGCGAGGAAAGCCAGCTTAAGAATCTGGGCCGACGTCTCAATGAAATTGATCAAGGCTACTGA
- a CDS encoding nitroreductase: MPLSDDPLHLMMTRKSTSLLEEPVPSPEQLKRIIHVACTAPDHGCLEPYRFVVVQGEARLRLADAFAATLKREQPDAPDAKIEKARSKALVAPMQIFIICSPKAGKIPLWEQQATAACAGFGLTIGAHGLGFGAIWKSFGLGIGPELDGFLALSEGESVLGWVNVGTPKRFDDSPRRDVDVDAKLTVVTV, encoded by the coding sequence GTGCCATTAAGCGATGACCCTTTGCACCTGATGATGACCCGTAAGTCAACCAGCTTGCTCGAAGAACCTGTTCCAAGTCCAGAGCAGTTAAAACGAATCATCCATGTGGCTTGCACAGCACCCGACCATGGTTGCTTGGAGCCATATCGCTTCGTGGTGGTGCAGGGAGAAGCCCGGCTTCGTCTAGCCGATGCCTTTGCAGCAACATTAAAGCGTGAGCAGCCTGACGCTCCAGATGCCAAGATTGAGAAGGCTCGATCGAAGGCACTTGTTGCACCAATGCAAATATTCATCATCTGTTCACCAAAGGCTGGAAAAATCCCTCTCTGGGAGCAGCAGGCAACTGCCGCGTGTGCAGGCTTTGGTCTAACAATTGGGGCGCATGGCCTAGGTTTTGGAGCGATTTGGAAAAGCTTTGGTTTGGGGATTGGGCCTGAGCTTGATGGATTCCTAGCTTTGTCGGAAGGGGAGAGTGTCCTGGGCTGGGTTAATGTAGGAACTCCAAAGCGCTTTGATGATAG